In a genomic window of Gadus macrocephalus chromosome 9, ASM3116895v1:
- the c2cd4a gene encoding C2 calcium-dependent domain-containing protein 4A — MWVAEKICESVGKSMVLFGEKSAKGAQRITLCPNVITPDTIPDFFIPPQIQPIQKAKPSDQARAAPSIRVSPCEGGSPKPWEAPGGPPRPHIIQVESVEEGPDDEDAGSDGEETTNADPRSQAALSLPHVARAQTCYGFCTLLESPHTRRKESLFHVEPGSLPLLLPRSRSNTYTQRTSPRPSPSTSPSSYSLNALAVRLSPRSYTLSRQSTLDSDTTSSNESSPFGSPLLGRCPGAAGKPSIFKTLSQERLHTQNQRRGLPSRNNSLSTDEGSSTDNSPNVMRRLSEETTEGLSSGYRLAPPAFFPSDLTLSRERAMRESTVPLGNNGSLRISAEYSADNQRLRLRLISAEGLYAASADTKGINCSVSLSLVPGKLQKQRSTVIRKSRNPIFNEDFFFDGLTAEDLRLRSLRFKVVNKKSSMKRDYILGDCDLPLSSFVTF; from the coding sequence ATGTGGGTGGCTGAAAAGATTTGTGAGTCGGTGGGGAAGAGCATGGTCCTGTTTGGGGAGAAGTCCGCCAAAGGAGCCCAAAGGATCACGCTGTGCCCCAACGTCATCACCCCGGACACCATACCGGACTTCTTCATCCCGCCTCAGATCCAGCCCATCCAGAAGGCCAAGCCCTCGGATCAGGCCCGAGCCGCCCCAAGCATCAGGGTGTCCCCCTGCGAGGGGGGGAGCCCCAAGCCCTGGGAGGCCCCCGgcggccccccccgcccgcaCATCATCCAGGTGGAGagcgtggaggagggccccgACGACGAGGACGCGGGCAGCGACGGAGAGGAGACCACCAACGCCGACCCCCGCAGCCAGGCGGCCCTGTCGCTGCCGCACGTGGCCCGGGCGCAGACCTGCTACGGCTTCTGCACGCTGCTGGAGAGCCCCCACACCCGGAGGAAAGAGTCCCTGTTCCACGTGGAGCCCGGCTCCCTGCCCCTGCTGCTGCCCCGGAGCCGGTCCAACACCTACACCCAGAGGACGTCCCCCCGGCccagcccctccacctccccgtcctcctACAGCCTGAACGCCCTCGCCGTCAGGCTGTCCCCGCGGAGCTACACCCTGAGCCGGCAGAGCACGCTGGACAGcgacaccacctcctccaacgAGTCCTCTCCCTTTGGCTCGCCGCTGCTGGGAAGGTGCCCCGGGGCGGCCGGCAAGCCTTCCATCTTCAAGACACTGAGCCAGGAGCGCCTGCACACCCAGAACCAAAGGAGGGGTCTGCCCTCACGCAACAACTCCCTGTCCACGGACGAAGGCAGCTCCACCGACAACAGCCCCAACGTCATGAGGAGGCTGTCCGAGGAGACGACGGAGGGCCTGTCCAGCGGCTACAGGCTGGCGCCCCCCGCCTTCTTCCCCTCGGACCTCACCCTTAGCCGGGAGAGGGCGATGCGGGAGAGCACGGTGCCGCTCGGGAACAACGGCAGCCTTCGAATCTCGGCCGAGTACTCGGCCGACAACCAGAGACTGCGGCTGAGGCTGATCAGCGCCGAGGGGCTGTATGCGGCCAGCGCGGACACCAAGGGCATTAACTGCAGCGTGAGCCTCTCGCTGGTTCCCGGGAAGCTCCAGAAGCAGCGCAGCACCGTGATCCGGAAGAGCCGTAACCCCATCTTCAACGAGGACTTCTTCTTCGACGGCCTCACCGCAGAGGACCTCCGTCTGCGCTCGCTGCGGTTCAAAGTGGTGAACAAGAAGTCGTCCATGAAGAGGGACTATATTTTGGGGGATTGTGATCTGCCTCTCTCTAGCTTTGTaactttttaa